A section of the Hevea brasiliensis isolate MT/VB/25A 57/8 chromosome 17, ASM3005281v1, whole genome shotgun sequence genome encodes:
- the LOC110651612 gene encoding probable carboxylesterase 2, giving the protein MESKAELSRIIFPYVRVYKDGTIERLAGTGIAPAGLDPETGVLSKDTMIIPETGVSARLYLPNSTKSNQKLPLVIYYHGGGFYLSSTADPYYHHSLNKIVAVANIILVSVNYRLAPETPLPGAYEDSWAALEWVVSHARESTGRHEPWLVDYADYGKVFLAGDSCGANMAHHFGLRIKDSELGRELKIEGIAMINPYFWGKDPVGVEVTDHQRKTMVDDWWMFVCPSEKGCDDPLINPFMDGNSSSFEGLGCDRLLVLVAEKDILRDRGRMYYEKLVKSGWPGTAKIIETKGEDHIFHIFDPNCENAKALFKLLGSFFNQA; this is encoded by the coding sequence ATGGAAAGTAAAGCAGAATTATCTCGTATCATCTTCCCTTACGTTAGGGTGTACAAAGATGGAACAATCGAGAGACTTGCTGGAACAGGTATTGCTCCTGCAGGCTTAGATCCTGAGACTGGTGTTCTATCTAAGGACACCATGATTATTCCAGAAACTGGTGTCTCAGCTAGACTCTATCTTCCCAATTCAACAAAATCTAATCAGAAACTTcctcttgtaatttattatcatgGTGGAGGATTTTACTTATCTTCAACTGCTGATCCCTATTACCATCACAGCCTCAACAAAATAGTTGCTGTGGCTAATATCATACTCGTATCAGTCAACTACAGGTTAGCCCCTGAGACCCCTCTTCCTGGTGCGTACGAGGACTCATGGGCTGCACTTGAGTGGGTGGTTTCTCATGCCAGGGAAAGTACTGGCAGGCACGAGCCATGGCTCGTTGATTATGCAGACTATGGGAAGGTGTTCTTAGCAGGAGATagctgcggtgctaacatggcACATCACTTTGGCTTGAGGATTAAAGACTCTGAACTGGGTCGAGAGCTGAAGATTGAAGGAATTGCCATGATCAATCCTTATTTCTGGGGAAAAGATCCGGTGGGTGTGGAGGTAACTGATCATCAAAGAAAAACAATGGTGGATGATTGGTGGATGTTCGTTTGCCCATCAGAGAAAGGGTGTGATGATCCTCTGATTAATCCTTTCATGGATGGAAATTCATCAAGCTTTGAAGGGCTGGGATGTGACAGACTGCTTGTTTTAGTTGCAGAGAAAGACATATTAAGGGATAGAGGAAGGATGTACTATGAAAAATTGGTGAAAAGTGGGTGGCCAGGGACTGCCAAGATTATTGAAACCAAAGGAGAGGATCACATCTTCCATATATTTGATCCCAATTGTGAGAATGCTAAGGCCTTGTTCAAACTTCTTGGTTCTTTCTTCAACCAAGCATAA
- the LOC110645974 gene encoding probable xyloglucan endotransglucosylase/hydrolase protein 23, translating into MASSYVVLSLLMPVLVASLMVASASNFYNDFDITWGDGRAKILNNGELLTLGLDKASGSGFQSRNEYLFGKIDMQLKLVPGNSAGTVTAYYLSSKGSTWDEIDFEFLGNLSGDPYILHTNVFSQGKGNREQQFYLWFDPTADFHTYSILWNPQRIIFSVDGTPIREFKNLESIGVPFPKNQAMRIYSSLWNADDWATRGGLVKTDWSQAPFTAYYRNFNANACVLSNGVSSCGTNSSPSTSRTNSWLSEELDSTSQERLQWVRKNYMIYNYCTDAKRFPQGFPPECNLS; encoded by the exons ATGGCTTCTTCATATGTGGTACTCTCTCTGCTCATGCCTGTTCTTGTCGCCTCTTTGATGGTTGCTTCTGCTAGCAACTTCTATAATGATTTTGATATTACATGGGGAGACGGCCGAGCTAAGATACTCAATAATGGGGAACTTCTCACTCTCGGCCTTGATAAAGCTTCTGGCTCTGGATTTCAGTCCAGGAATGAGTATCTGTTTGGAAAGATTGATATGCAGCTCAAGCTTGTCCCTGGCAACTCTGCTGGCACTGTTACCGCCTATTAT TTATCCTCAAAAGGGTCTACTTGGGATGAGATAGATTTTGAATTCTTGGGAAATTTGAGTGGCGACCCTTACATCCTCCACACTAATGTGTTTAGCCAAGGCAAAGGCAACAGAGAGCAGCAATTCTATTTGTGGTTTGACccaactgcagatttccatacgTATTCCATTCTATGGAATCCCCAGAGGATCAT CTTCTCAGTGGATGGCACCCCAATAAGAGAGTTCAAGAACTTGGAATCAATTGGTGTTCCATTTCCAAAGAATCAGGCAATGAGAATTTACTCTAGTCTATGGAATGCTGATGATTGGGCTACAAGAGGGGGTCTAGTGAAGACAGATTGGAGTCAAGCTCCATTCACTGCTTACTACAGAAACTTCAATGCAAATGCTTGTGTTTTGTCAAATGGGGTATCTTCCTGTGGCACAAATTCATCACCATCAACCTCCAGGACAAATTCTTGGCTCTCAGAGGAGCTTGATTCAACAAGTCAGGAGAGGCTGCAATGGGTGAGGAAGAACTACATGATATACAACTATTGCACAGATGCCAAAAGATTTCCCCAAGGCTTTCCTCCAGAATGCAACTTATCCTAA